The Hypomesus transpacificus isolate Combined female chromosome 6, fHypTra1, whole genome shotgun sequence genomic interval CTCAGTGAAGAAACAGATTCCACCACGGGTCTAGCCGGCAGACAGGACACAATAAGGCCTCTGTTTGGGAAACATTTTTAGACTAATGTTCCATCTGAGATGTACTAAATCAAAAATTAAGTACCTTGACTTGAGGTGAACCTTTAACATTTAGTTgagcacaaatacacacaaatgttCCAACCTTAAATTTAAGAGATTGAAATAATGTATCACCATTGTATtgcaaattttttttttgtatgcatTATAAATTAGAGTCTTAAATTTACTTTGAAAATATCATTGTGAACTTCCATGTAAGGCAATGTTGAAATAATTTGTGTAATCAAAGGTTTAATTGGACCAATAGGTCTGCATCCCAATAGAGTGTCTACCCTACATACAAACAACACCACCAAAATGTTGGTTATGCATCTGGTATTGCCCAAAGCTTTTATTTGTGAGACTCATCTTTGCCTGAAAGTGGAGAGTGCAGATTCTCATTGTGTTCCGATGACAACCTTAACCCCCTCCCAACATATGTCCCATCGTTGGCCATCATTCCACACAATAGGCAGAGACAGCACCGTCACGGGCCAGGCTGAGGTGCAGGAACAAAGGCGACAGCAGAGAAACAGGGCACAGCTTGCGGAGGATGCTCCCAGTAACACACTTTTAACACGGTTGCCTTTTTAGCCTGCACATCATGAGGCCCAATGGAGGTTTGGATTATATGGTTACATGATATACACCAAAAAAGACTAATTtaaatgaatatatatatttttttattgccgTTTTGTTCAAATAGGGGAAAGAGGTGAGGAGCCAATGAAAGTCATAAATTCTTCTAGAACATGAGGTCATTACAAATGATGAAGTCACAACAAACAGGAGTCCAGGACAGGGCTTAACACCCCTCCCCAGTTCATAGCAATATTgaaccagtaaccaattgaacTAGATTATGTTTCAAATTGATCATGTATTTTGAGGATGTAGGTGTCTTCTGAGGGCTGCACAGTGTGCCAGGAATACCCCTACATCTTCATAGATACATAATCAATTTAAAACACAATCCAGTTCaattaatataataaaataaagaatAGTGGACACTGTCTGTTTACCAAGCCCCACTCTTCCCCATGTCGTCCCTTATCAACGTATCACAGTGTAAGATGACCGGAAATCTTTGGTTATCGCAAAGTCAGCCACTGTGGCCTATATCTCTCATTTtgaattataattattatattacACTTCATCCCAACAGGCAACAGGTATGAGTGATGTAATGGTCAACTATACTACTACAACTACTTGTGAGGATAAATATCATATTTTTGATATCGAAATGTTGCCATTCTGGAAATGTCTTAATCATGGTTTAAGACCTAAAACCACATGTCATAGTCATGAGATTGACTGATGCCAAAAGTGTGTCAAGTTCCCTGCCACCACCGCCAAATGAGTGGCAGCAATCCCATGTGCACCTGAACTTGGGCTCAACATTGTCCAGCCTACTTCTGCCTcaacaaaatatatttgtgaCGCATTGGCTGCTTGTTGGGAGCTTGCCAAACTTGTTGAGcaggtttgttttgttgttgcccGGCCTGGTTACCATGCATTTTTAAAAACAAGGATTTATGCCCCGGCAGCATACGTGTGCCTGTTGGTCTGAGAGTGACTCACGAGCTAACCTGCAGACAAGAGGAAGTGAGTCAGCATGGGAGCACATGTACTTCTCTGCCATTACAGCAGGACTCCACTGGTAGGTATGGAAGCAACTGTTATCAGTATGCTACCCGTTGTGAAAGTATGCAGTAAGATTAAGATTTGGGGTGGAAATATGGGCAAAGAGTTGGTCAGGTAGGGCAAATTATTACATGTCTTTTTCACTGCGCGGAAGGACTAGACATATATGCTCAGTTAGTGGTGAGGGCTTTTCAGAAAGAGATTGAAAGGAAGAGAGCGGGAGATTGAGGGATAGAGTAATTACACACTCATAGATATTAGATAAGTGAGAAACATTGTCAGAGATAAGCCAAGGATCTGTCTCCATCTAGTGGTAGAAAACAGCTCTATTTATTGTTCAGAACACGGTGTGAAAATGAAAGATTTTCCATCATTTGATCAATTTATTAAATCACTATATTTTATTAGTTGTCCCACCACGACCACCCACCCATATTGGTCTACGTGACCATCCATTAATCCATACACCAATCCATTCATCCACTCATCCCACTTTCTCAACATGACCCTAGTATCTGGGCCTCTATAACACTACAAATCGTTATGACAATCCATAACCTCATGTCAAAGACACGAGGTATGAACTTTTCCACCAAAACGTTCTCAAAGCTCACTGATGTTGGCTAGAGGCGTATACAGCTGTTAACCCCTAGGGGGAAGCAAAGTGATTTATCAGTCTGTTTCAAGAGTGTATGGCCAGAAAATGTCGAACTCCCattctcgggaaacttccgggttctgaactggttgcagttccactctagttccatatgaggacgctaacggtcgagtgcagaatgaatggaggtctatggagctacacccctcaaaatccacttttctcaggatatgattttttgtctggtaatatgaattctgaattcgaaaggggaggcaaaaaaatgaacaccgctgggtgttagatatttttaaagtcgcctttctgttctaaaaagcctttgaaaatgtcattcacgtcatacacatcgtacgaccagagctattgcttgacggcaagctctggttacttccacttttctctcgtggcatcgacaacacagctgacaggttaggctctccctgtcaatacacatgctagaaagagttttggcttgctaatgttgttgctaatgttgctaatgctccaacattctggttctgcttcggatgccatcaaagcgggatctctggtcgtagtcagtccttcactaaccaatccttaaacaggctctgctatgGCTGcaccctcccgtctcatgccctcccgtctcatgccctcccgtctcatgccctcccgtctcatgccctcccgtctcatgccctcccgtctcatgccctcccgtctcatgccctcccgtctcatgccctcccgtctcatgccctcccgtctcatgcctctacttttcaaaataaaagctagtctggtccgctatttctccttcctattttggtgtacgtgtttttGTTTAGCTAGACTACAAACGGCTGCAGCCTGAgaggcccggttgagtttaggcgtcacaacgatggttgaggttaggattagtttaaggccaggagtcgtagcagaggtcgaggttaaggttaggcacaaccacgacggttgggggacaatgatggtcggtaacagcacaccgtgcattttttgtcacctgcggtgtgttcttttttttaaagacactgatgtgtaccttaaggaaaatcacaaaaagaaaccattaaagtctgcaaccataaattgctctaggtaacgttagctaatattcgctaacaaatgtcaacataaaacgctgatgcagttttaaatgaaggtcatcgcaggtttcatcaaatatacgttaacatcagggacagaacaataacatccagaaatcagcaaataatatattgattaaaaaaaatctatttcgAGTTTTTCAATTTgttgcaacaaacgtgctcacgaacttgcctttaactccatccgtaAAATAATTCGCGATTTagtatttttgaccctctgacTTTTCCGTTGGACAGCTTGgccatgagacgggagggcatgagactgcaggctgcagccatacccatctcGTCTATTTAACCCATTTTGTTCCACTGTCATCAGTTTTTTGGTAAATACAAGATAGAAAACACATCATTTGCTCTCTTGACCACAGATAATGGATTCTAATACCTTAATAATAGTCATGACTCCCATCCAATTGACCAAGATATTCAATTTGATTGAAATAATAGATGTATTATCAAAGCAGACAAGTCACTAAGTGAAGCTAGTGAAGCCCTTCATTCATCAAGGTGTTTGGGTAACTGGGCTATGACAACCATATCTCAATACTGTTAACTAGTTAGATGAAGTGTCAGTGAATTGGGGTCAATGAATTATGAATGCCAGAAAATCTATTGACAGGATGATTGTGTGGAAAATAGTCTACCTAGAGCATGATATTTTGCACATAGATTGTATCGAGGTACCATCTGCATTCTAATGTCGTGGTTTCTGCAGCCTGAATTCTTATGGATTGGGTAAATATCTTTTGGGAAGTGTTTATCCAAGGAATGCCAGAGGGGTTGAGGGTTTGATTGTGTTTCTGAGGCTAAAGGCAGGGGGAGCTGCTTGTGCTTGTTGTGCATGAATAATTCACGCTGCTCATGAAAAAAGTAGACAGGAAgaaatatatgagagagaaaaacaaagccAAAGACATAACAGCGAGTGAGAATGGGTACCATGAGAGAGAAGATAGGAAGGAAGTCAAATTTGACTGCACTGCAGCCGATGATTGACAGAACATCATTACACAACGCCGATATGGAACTTGATGCGAAAATGTGCTTCTTCAGCATGTTTCCTCATATGTAATTCCTCATATGTAATTTTCTGCGCAAAGTGGAAAAGGTTAAGGGCgcttaggtttgtgtgtgtgctgaccacacacacaaaccatcttacatttagtcatttagcagacgctcttatccagagcgacttacagtaaatacagggacattccccttcccatagggtgaagtgccttgcccaaggacacaacgtcattttggcacggcggggaatcgatccggcaaccttctgattactagcccgactccctcacccctcagccatctgactccatcttCAACATTAGCCAAGTCCTTTAATAAAACATGGGGGGAAACTGGTATCCTTGTCAACAACTGCCCCCAgttcccttcctcttccttcctccagcCCACCATGTTTTTCTCTGTCCAACCCTGCCCAGAAACAACCCCAcccagagaggggaagagggcggGGCTGAGCAGTCAGGTGAATAATGCCTAAGTGGCCTCCAGCTGAGATTGAGACTCTTGTCACCTGTCAGCCCGACAGACAGATACCCTCAGAACCTCAGGCCATTAGGCCGTCCAGACAGTTGCCCACTCCACCAAACAGACTGTCAGGGACCAACCACACTGCCAGGCCAAGGACAAGAGGGTAGCGGGGAGGAGGGGTCGAGGGGGTATGTGGGACTTCCCCTCTCGGTAGAGAAGAGTTCCAATTGGCTGTTACCAGGTGCTGCCTACTTAATGATTCATTGGGGTACAATTAAGCAGCCTGTCTTGGTCATTGAGTGGGTTAATTATTCATGAGGTATGTGGAAGACAGGAAGCAGATGTACCATATGACCATCTGCTGTCTCCACTATGACCTCTGTAGTTATTCCAAAATGTACCCTTTCATGCTGTGTTGTACTATGGGGTGGTGGGATGGGAGCAATGGCCCTTTAGTACCCCCCTTGGACATTTTCAGTGATATACTGTACCACAAACTCAATCTATAATGGCTGTCCCTCTGAAACAACCAAATCAGTATGAAAGATATGATAACAAGAATAACGTACCAATATTCTGCGCTTGAAACAATGTAACGAATTTATTGTAGTCAAATGTATACTTTATAAGATAGTATGATATTTAATTCACATACAAATCGAGTTCATATGTGTAAGGGAGTTCTACTTCAGACACTATTATTCATGCAGGCTGTGCTGTGTATTCAGGACTGATTACTGAAATCAGGTTGATGAGGTGGAAACTCTGTATGAGAAAAGCAGTCCTTCAACCTCTAGGCAGAAGAATAATTGAATACGTGTGTACAAGCATTTTCCCAGTGGCTGTGACTTGGGTTCAGTATAGAGTAGGGGACACTCACTAAACAACGGGATGGTGAATGGACAATCACAAGGGGGGCCAAGTACAAGCATGCTGTAAGCGTAGACTGTTTCCctagaaaaacaaacaacacagaTTTCTAAAACTCTGACACAGTAGCTGCTTCACAGCTAAGCTCATTTTGTCATTGTGCATGAATTGtgtgtttccttttttttttgaaaCATACAACGGGATTTGAATCGGCAATCTCTTGACTTGTagtcaaaatgctctaccactgagctgtccTAACCATTTTTTTCCATTGCTGTTCAATATACGCAGCTGTTGTGTGCTGCTGTGCAGAATTGCTCAACGACTACCATACATGGACAACCACACCCAAACTCTCACCACCACAGACACCTGTCTTTCTCACACAtaaagtgccccccccccccccccccccccccccccccccccccccccccccccccacacacacacacacacacacacacacacacacacacactcacactcacagccCGGCAGGATGTCTCACAACCAAGTCTACTACTGTCTAGACTCGCACACTTACAAAATGGGAGGATATGTCTCCTGAGAGTTTGCGTTTCATGTTGGATGTGTTTGAACTCCTATTACATTCAAAGATTCTCTGATTATAAAAATAGATGTTGAAAATGTTAATATAACAATGAGTTTTATTTAGAAGAAGACATAATATGTTACCCATAGATTCCAAAGTATTTATTACCcacacagtatatacagtagACGTAGATCTACAGATGCTTCAATTTCCTAATACTAGAGAATACTGAAAAAGCAAAGATACTTGGGTGAGGAGGAAGACCCCACCACAACCTCTACAATCCACATCAACACACATTTACAGTTAATACACACCAAATCTTCCTGTTACCTGAATACAAATGTGATCTCTGTCTTGGTGAGAAAGATGTTTCCTGTGTGTCAATCTGAGAATGAACAAAGTATTTCACAGGAAATGAATCACTGCTTTTCTTGCACAAGTGATAAACACTCCTAATTGGGAAATCACCTCTTGTGATGGGAACCTGACGTGCGCTACCCAGAGTTTGGCTCATACATGTAATGCCTTGCTGTCTATTCTGATGGATGTCCTCTACTTTATCATATGTAGTTAATCCATCAAGATCAAagcttaaagatgctgtaaagcatattccatgatttgaaattcctgaaagcatgtgcaaagcacgAAAACTCTGTCGTACttaaatgtggagttagaccgttgaacagtttctctcctgttttcagctcaggttttgtaaatGTGGGGCaaaaacccaacctatctacatgattgcattctgttactcagctggtacgatgcaaagacaaagtaatgaacacataaaacactcagacactgcaggtaggtctgttctgatatctgcacttgatttagctagtgttgctgttgtgcaAGAAAAGCAGTGATTCATTTCCTGTGAAATActttgttgctaaattcaatgaatttgagggggcggagcttatGGTCCTTcaggcgacccccccccccccccccccagtctcaagcagagaagactgctgatgttcacacaatttcaaagccttatttaacatacttgtcggTGGTTTTattcattcgaatttggatgggtagttaacaacacattcttctgtggtgtgatgaacttcaaactcattttcaaatccactttacagcatctttaagaaGAGCTAGACAGATGTTTTGAAAATGGTCTTCCTGTGAATAACACGTTTTTTTTTCAACTGGCAATTCTAAACCTCAGATCTGCTGAATCCTTTGAAACGTCCCATGCTTAAAGTATCTCTATGAAACTTGCAGCCTGATTTTGAGGTTGAAGGCTGCTGACACAGAAATACATCCACAATGCTGATAAGATCATTAGAAATGTCACACATTTTACATGCAAAAACAGAACACAATGACAAacatttacaaatatatttCCTGTCTTTCTTCATAAATAAAAAACCAGATACACTATGACAGAATACACCCAAATAACTTAATTTATGTCTTATTAAGTAAAAACGATGAATCAAATTGTCAAGAACACTTTACAAGCACAATAAATAGGAACAAAAATTCAAGGTACAAATAAAGTATTAACAAGTTGGACTATATTAGACTGGCTTTCACACCACTGTCTGGTGTGAATGGCATCTGAGAACACTCCGAAAAACGCTGCCCACATTCATGTCTCAATCTTGTATGTCAatagcaaaacaaaaaaagaaatctagATCCAAATAACAATTATCAATCTCTCTGTTAAAACTTAAAAGACGGAATTTGGCTAAATAActtctttttttaaagatatTTGTGGAATTTCTTCTCTAATACGGATAGTGACAGTAATTAGGGAGACagcaaaggggagagagagagggaagaacatGCAGTAAATTGTCCGGGCTGGAATTGTACTCGGCCGTTGCGGTAAGGCCTTGCTTACCAGGTACCAGGTGAGCCACTGGGACACCCCAGGCAATATCACCATAAAGTCTTCTCTTACCTAAGCAAACTTTACAACCGTGCTTCTGTGGAACACATTTTACAAGGCTGCATTGTATCGTCTCAGATTGCTACTGTTCTGTGAAAAGTACCACAAGAGTGGTAAACTTGACGCCCTTCTTTCATAAAGTCTGCATTCAGATATAGAATCAAATCaaacctcacctcctccatcagctACCACCCACTGGGTTGGTGGTAGCAACCTTAAATGAGTTCTTCATTTGGTGCTGGATGCTGTCTGTGGAGCGAGGCTGCAGGGTTCCTCGGCGACCCCTGAGTCCTGCCAGGCCGCGACTCATCTCCTTACGGATGTTGTCACTGGACAGCACATAGAGGATGGGGTTAATGGCACTGTTGAAGGTGGACAGACCGAGAGAGATGGTATACGGCGTGTAGATGCGTTGTTCAAAGTGGCAAGCTCCCAGATCAGGAAAGTGGTAGGTGACAGCCCGCAGTAAAAGGATAATATGATACGGTGCAAAACAGACGAGGAACAGCGCCACCACGGCCACCGCTAGGTAGCGCACCCGTTCCTTCTCGCATGGCCGTAGTCCTGTACTGGCCTGCACGTTAGCCAGGATGGCACGGTTGGTGAACACCAGCACTGCCAGCGGCATCAAGAAGCCAATGACGAAGCGGGCATAGTTAAAACCAGTGACCATGGCAGTGCTCTGACCCGGCTCAAAACAGCGCCTCTCCCCTTTGTCTGTATTGCCTTCCGGCATTGTAAACACGGGCACGTGACCCACGGCTACCACCATGACGATCGTCACGGTGACCACCGCCGCCAGCCTCTGTTGGCGTATGCCTCGGGACTCCATGGCGTAAACCACCGCCACGTAGCGGTCACTGGAGATGCAGCAGAGCAGGAAGATGCTGATGTACATGTTGGTGAAGAACAAGTAGCCCGTCACCTTGCAGGCCATTGAGCCCCATGGCCACTGATGACCTGCGTTCACATAGACGGCCCACGTGGGCAGAGTGGCCAGGTACATGAGGTCACACAGGGACAAGCTCCACAGGTACACGCCCAGCACATTCTTCCGGCGCACCTGGAGCCAGGTCAGGTAGATGGTCGCCATGTTGGCGGGCAGCCCGATAATGAGCACCAGGCTGTAGAGCACCACCAGGGGCACGCGGTCCTGGTCGTACGGCGCGGTGCAGTTGGAGGGGGCCCTCCAGTCTGCTGTCCCCGAGCTGGTCAGAGTCACCGTCTGCTCATGCATCATGTCTGGGGGGCAGATagagggacggagggggggggggggggggggggggggggggggaactagaGGTCACGTTTGCTATTCTTGTATGCAGGTCATATCCTCTAGCTACTGTTTCACTTCACTGAAACCTCCAAAAACACTTCTACATACGAGTCTAATGAGTGAGTCAAAAGAAACAGACAGAATTACGTACAGGGCTGGTCAACTGTTGCAAGAGCAAAAGACGTTTGGTTGGCTGACCTGGATTTCACAGTCATTTCCTCAGGATTATGGAAATCATGAAATGTGTCAAAATGTGTGGCCATCTCATAGTCACTtcgttattttatttttaacactcCCTACCTTCACTGAGAAGTAATGAGTACAGACATCAGTCTCTTGGGTTATGATATGAACCCTGAAAAAATCCTCTACACCTAAAACAATCATCTATAGCCATGAAGGATGAGATGGTGGACTTTATCGATGACTCGTTCAATGACACTGTTCAGGGTACCCAGGCATTTGAGATTTTAAGGAGAGTTTTGGGGGTATTTTCTGATTTATTTTTATAGTGACATGAAAGGCAGGGGAGGGCATGACATGCTGTAAATTGTTCAGGCAGGAAACAAACTTGGGCTGTTGTGGTAAGGCCTTGGCCTATGTGTTTATACGCATTCTACCCAGTGACAGGGGCACCCCCAGGTAGAGATTTGGAATTGCGTTTCGGCATAGTTTTGTGATTGCCTACACTGCATTTTTACCAGATAAATCAtgcagcttcagtaacaaagcAGATGCACATCAGTCTGAGATATTTTGCACAAGCTTTTAACCTCTAACAGCAAAACAACTCCAACCCAATCCCCACAGCTCCCCACTGCTCCCTCAAACAAGCCTCCCAAGCTTAGCAAGACATCTCCTAAAAAAATAATTACCAGTTTCAAAGGAGATGGGGGGAATACTGTAGGATGCAGTGGAAAGTAGATCAGTAAACATGGAAACGGCCTGTAAATTGTGGTCACTGTAAAGAGCAAGTCTCTCAAAGCAACCAATAAGGGTTGTGGAGAGGGTGCAGGGGCTTGTCCATGCATAGCATATCACAGCCCCTTAAACCTACTTTTATGGGTAAAGTCAGCAGTCATTTTATTTAGGTTTTATCAAAGCAGACATGGTTTGGAAAAAACTGTCTTGAATAGTCTGACATGGCGTCTGGCACCCTGTCATTGTGGTTGGTTAGTTCCAGCAGCATCAGCAAACATACTTTTTACAGAGAAACTGAAAATGCGGCATAGGTCATCATTAGCACCAGTTGGATTC includes:
- the LOC124468861 gene encoding probable G-protein coupled receptor 132, which encodes MMHEQTVTLTSSGTADWRAPSNCTAPYDQDRVPLVVLYSLVLIIGLPANMATIYLTWLQVRRKNVLGVYLWSLSLCDLMYLATLPTWAVYVNAGHQWPWGSMACKVTGYLFFTNMYISIFLLCCISSDRYVAVVYAMESRGIRQQRLAAVVTVTIVMVVAVGHVPVFTMPEGNTDKGERRCFEPGQSTAMVTGFNYARFVIGFLMPLAVLVFTNRAILANVQASTGLRPCEKERVRYLAVAVVALFLVCFAPYHIILLLRAVTYHFPDLGACHFEQRIYTPYTISLGLSTFNSAINPILYVLSSDNIRKEMSRGLAGLRGRRGTLQPRSTDSIQHQMKNSFKVATTNPVGGS